From Aliarcobacter butzleri, the proteins below share one genomic window:
- a CDS encoding c-type cytochrome, producing the protein MFDYPIFEMPFIGQRMLMAINAIIHVFVSHGGAVGGSVVLAALAWWANKKNDMQAYNLIYKVVMVFFIISTSVGALTGVGMWIHANILSPNAIGGLIRVFFWKWFIEWIVFNFEVVLLLLLFMTWKKNQQTPEGRAKTVRFGVYYAISSWLTMVIITAILAFMLTPNFDGQPWVDPEVYPGNVDYNNALFNPTWWPSLAFRTFTSIAFAAALAIMWTWIIATFSKNEEDKEAKARLIKFLAAIMLITVPISAIFGYWYYTEIPAAALSMIPTAVMTRAFEDRFDLMYLMAIGVGGSIIVTTIIAYFSPKRMPYLAASLMVAGFLVLWGYEERVREFIRKPFLIYNYMYSNGIRTTDVPYLNKVGILKHAVFLDESKKVVNEDKSNILEVGKSIYQIECRICHTENGINGLKGLTTGWSHDAIRNRLNNLPGGGTPYMPPFVGTEAEKDALAAYVKSLNTKGVIK; encoded by the coding sequence ATGTTCGATTACCCCATATTTGAAATGCCTTTTATAGGGCAAAGAATGTTGATGGCAATAAATGCAATTATCCATGTCTTTGTATCTCATGGAGGTGCAGTTGGAGGTTCAGTTGTTCTTGCTGCTTTAGCTTGGTGGGCAAATAAGAAAAACGATATGCAAGCTTATAATTTAATTTATAAAGTTGTTATGGTATTTTTTATTATTTCTACTTCAGTTGGTGCATTAACAGGTGTTGGTATGTGGATACATGCAAATATTTTAAGTCCAAATGCAATTGGTGGATTAATTAGAGTATTTTTTTGGAAATGGTTTATTGAGTGGATAGTATTTAACTTTGAAGTTGTTCTTCTTTTACTATTGTTTATGACTTGGAAGAAAAATCAACAAACGCCAGAGGGAAGAGCGAAAACTGTTAGATTTGGTGTTTATTATGCTATTTCTTCATGGTTAACAATGGTTATTATCACTGCAATTTTAGCATTTATGTTAACTCCAAATTTTGATGGACAACCTTGGGTAGATCCTGAAGTTTATCCTGGAAATGTAGATTATAATAATGCTTTATTTAATCCAACTTGGTGGCCTTCTTTAGCATTTAGAACATTTACATCTATTGCATTTGCAGCTGCACTTGCAATTATGTGGACTTGGATAATTGCAACTTTTTCAAAAAATGAAGAAGATAAAGAAGCAAAAGCTAGACTTATTAAGTTTTTAGCGGCAATTATGTTAATAACTGTTCCAATAAGTGCTATTTTTGGTTATTGGTATTATACAGAAATTCCTGCTGCTGCACTTTCTATGATTCCAACTGCTGTTATGACAAGAGCTTTTGAAGATAGATTTGATTTAATGTATCTAATGGCTATTGGCGTTGGTGGTTCAATTATTGTTACAACAATAATCGCTTATTTTTCACCAAAAAGAATGCCATATTTAGCAGCAAGTTTAATGGTTGCTGGATTTTTAGTTCTTTGGGGATATGAAGAAAGAGTAAGAGAGTTTATACGAAAACCTTTTTTAATTTATAACTATATGTATTCAAATGGTATTAGAACAACAGATGTTCCATATTTAAATAAAGTGGGAATTTTAAAACACGCTGTTTTCTTAGATGAAAGCAAAAAAGTTGTAAATGAAGATAAATCAAATATTTTAGAAGTTGGTAAATCAATTTATCAAATAGAGTGTCGTATCTGTCACACTGAAAATGGTATTAATGGATTAAAAGGTTTAACAACTGGTTGGTCACATGATGCTATTAGAAATAGATTAAATAATCTTCCAGGTGGTGGAACTCCATATATGCCTCCATTTGTAGGAACTGAAGCTGAAAAAGATGCGTTAGCAGCTTATGTTAAATCTTTAAACACTAAAGGAGTTATAAAATGA
- a CDS encoding AEC family transporter — MIELLFNKLMPIVILIIIGYYWKKKELPFDKDMISSLIMNLGTPALLIASINNKDLTSENIITILIYGTIIIAICTILTIAYLKFENKPIRPFLQSFIFPNTGGLGIPIVYVLLGQTAFVYAITFSVLINIYHFTIGLWLSNSSLNLKKALQTPVLYALVLALAFKGTNTQVPFIIEDVCKMLGGIVIPLLLIAFGSSLVGIKIGQNIKAVRMGVVRVILGFLVVYTIFYFGNFEPVLIYTLLIQYSMPIATTSYLFALRFNGPSDEIAVMTASSTIAILFLLPVIIYVIG; from the coding sequence TTGATAGAACTGCTGTTTAATAAACTTATGCCAATTGTAATACTAATAATTATTGGTTACTATTGGAAGAAAAAAGAGTTACCTTTTGATAAAGATATGATTAGTTCTTTAATTATGAATCTAGGAACACCAGCTCTTTTAATAGCTTCAATAAATAATAAAGATTTAACTAGCGAAAATATAATAACAATTTTAATTTATGGAACGATAATTATTGCTATTTGTACTATTCTAACAATAGCTTATTTGAAATTTGAAAATAAACCAATAAGACCATTTTTACAAAGTTTTATTTTCCCAAATACTGGTGGTTTAGGAATTCCTATTGTTTATGTATTGTTGGGACAAACTGCATTTGTTTATGCAATTACTTTTTCAGTTTTAATAAATATTTATCATTTTACTATTGGGTTATGGCTTTCAAATAGTTCTTTAAATCTAAAAAAAGCTTTACAAACACCTGTTTTATATGCTTTAGTTCTTGCACTTGCTTTTAAAGGAACAAATACTCAAGTTCCTTTTATAATAGAAGATGTATGTAAAATGTTAGGAGGAATAGTAATTCCTTTATTACTTATAGCTTTTGGTTCATCGCTTGTTGGTATAAAAATAGGGCAGAATATAAAAGCAGTTAGAATGGGAGTAGTGCGAGTAATTTTAGGATTTTTAGTTGTTTATACTATTTTTTATTTTGGAAATTTTGAACCAGTTTTAATTTATACTTTATTAATTCAATACTCTATGCCAATTGCAACTACAAGTTATCTTTTTGCTTTAAGATTTAATGGACCTTCAGATGAAATTGCGGTTATGACAGCTTCAAGTACAATAGCAATTTTATTTTTACTTCCTGTAATAATCTATGTAATAGGATAA
- a CDS encoding Fur family transcriptional regulator, translating to MNITDFTHIKLTNARKAILEVLIDSNKPLSYEDIKDFISMDKATFYRNVAIFEEENLINSFESNDKKRYFEIKKNQHSHFICTNCSKIECIHEKLNLTLPEYKIENIIIKGICKECLKKEKNEK from the coding sequence ATGAATATAACAGACTTTACTCACATAAAACTTACAAACGCAAGAAAAGCAATTTTAGAGGTATTAATAGACTCAAATAAACCTTTATCTTACGAAGATATAAAAGATTTTATATCTATGGACAAAGCAACTTTTTATAGAAACGTAGCTATCTTTGAAGAGGAAAATCTTATAAATTCATTTGAATCAAATGATAAAAAAAGATATTTTGAAATCAAAAAAAACCAACATTCTCACTTTATATGCACTAATTGTTCAAAAATTGAGTGTATTCATGAAAAATTAAACTTAACACTTCCAGAATACAAAATCGAAAATATTATTATTAAAGGTATTTGTAAAGAGTGTTTAAAAAAGGAAAAAAATGAAAAATAG
- a CDS encoding metal ABC transporter solute-binding protein, Zn/Mn family, producing MKKFLVLFLVFASFLYANKPQLTVNILPQKYFVEKIVKDKFDINVMVKPGSSPHNFEPKPSQMKSLASSKAYFLVGDPSEQAWIGKFKQNAKDTLFVDTTVGIERIPMVAHKHHDEEDENEHEHEGHAHHEHEHEHEKHAEHDHDESGLDPHTWLDPISVKVQAKNIYEAMLKIDQKNSDFYKANYEEFVKELDSLDTEIKNILAPYKDKAFMVFHPSWGYFAKRYDLEQISIEMEGKEPKPNELVKLVEEAKKHDIKIVFVAPQFSQKSAKTISQSIGANVVSIDPLSGDWKNDLLKTAKEIANSYK from the coding sequence ATGAAAAAATTTTTAGTTTTATTTTTGGTTTTTGCTTCATTTTTATATGCAAATAAACCACAATTAACAGTAAATATTTTGCCACAAAAATATTTTGTAGAAAAAATAGTAAAAGATAAATTTGATATAAATGTTATGGTAAAACCAGGAAGTTCTCCTCATAATTTTGAGCCAAAACCTTCTCAAATGAAATCTTTAGCTTCTTCAAAAGCTTATTTTTTAGTTGGTGATCCAAGTGAACAAGCATGGATAGGAAAATTTAAACAAAATGCAAAAGATACTTTATTTGTTGACACTACTGTTGGAATAGAAAGAATTCCTATGGTTGCACATAAACACCATGATGAAGAGGATGAAAATGAACATGAACACGAAGGTCATGCACATCACGAACATGAGCACGAGCATGAAAAACATGCTGAACATGATCATGACGAATCAGGTTTAGACCCACATACTTGGTTAGATCCAATTTCTGTAAAAGTTCAAGCAAAAAATATTTATGAAGCTATGTTAAAAATTGATCAAAAAAATAGTGATTTTTATAAAGCAAATTATGAAGAGTTTGTAAAAGAACTTGATAGTTTAGATACGGAGATAAAAAATATTTTAGCACCTTATAAAGATAAAGCTTTTATGGTATTTCATCCATCTTGGGGATACTTTGCTAAAAGATATGACTTAGAGCAAATATCTATTGAAATGGAAGGAAAAGAGCCAAAACCAAATGAGTTAGTAAAACTTGTTGAAGAGGCAAAAAAACATGATATAAAAATAGTGTTTGTTGCTCCTCAATTTTCGCAAAAAAGTGCAAAAACTATTTCTCAAAGTATTGGTGCAAATGTAGTTTCTATTGACCCTTTAAGTGGTGATTGGAAAAATGACCTTTTAAAAACAGCAAAAGAGATTGCAAATAGTTATAAATGA
- a CDS encoding 4Fe-4S binding protein, translating into MAKKQVLAPTLFITFCLYILTPWLSFNNIHFLMFNFEFHRFEFLFMAFEASTHQLIYIVISLFIGLLVGLNFTISRFFCGYFCPSSIATFITTSIKNPFILFFTILLFAFVLAFSTISYFTSASNLVLNFTKFDTASIFVGILTTLFTSIFLVFRGWYCSILCPYFFVSAILPQKDKQTFEFFDKESCIDCNKCVKVCPIDELDIKAGFDIRCVQCGLCEVACEKVMLKFNKLSLIKKKFEDRNIFRSFSKNGYIFGIIAFLLMIFVIFYILDSSFLDNCYFTNKELYK; encoded by the coding sequence ATGGCAAAAAAACAGGTTTTAGCACCAACTTTATTTATAACATTTTGTTTATATATTTTAACTCCTTGGCTTAGTTTTAATAATATTCATTTTTTGATGTTTAATTTTGAATTTCATAGATTTGAGTTTTTATTTATGGCTTTTGAGGCTTCAACTCATCAACTTATTTATATTGTTATCTCTTTATTTATTGGATTGTTAGTAGGATTGAATTTTACTATTTCTAGGTTTTTTTGTGGATATTTTTGTCCTTCTTCTATTGCTACATTTATAACTACATCTATAAAAAATCCTTTTATTCTTTTTTTTACAATTTTGTTATTTGCTTTTGTTTTAGCATTTTCAACTATTTCATATTTTACATCAGCTTCTAATTTAGTTTTAAATTTTACAAAATTTGATACAGCTTCAATTTTTGTAGGAATTTTAACAACTCTATTTACAAGTATCTTTTTAGTATTTCGTGGTTGGTATTGTTCTATTTTGTGTCCTTACTTTTTTGTAAGTGCGATTCTTCCTCAAAAAGATAAACAAACTTTTGAGTTTTTTGATAAAGAAAGTTGTATAGACTGTAATAAATGTGTAAAAGTTTGTCCTATTGATGAACTTGATATAAAAGCTGGTTTTGATATAAGATGTGTTCAATGTGGACTTTGTGAAGTTGCTTGTGAAAAAGTGATGTTAAAATTTAATAAATTATCTCTAATAAAGAAAAAATTTGAAGATAGAAATATTTTTAGAAGTTTTTCAAAAAATGGTTATATTTTTGGAATAATAGCTTTTTTATTGATGATATTTGTGATTTTTTATATTTTAGATAGCTCTTTTTTAGATAATTGCTATTTTACAAATAAAGAGTTGTATAAATAA
- a CDS encoding winged helix-turn-helix domain-containing protein: MKAIRILVLESNDKSISQIIEILKNNDFLVDICSNNDEFLESIYYNLYDLYLLNINEEKAIPRFQLIKLLNECHDMTMKMVIASISSMIKPSFISGCDECVIRNVDEDEIILRIKALIRRQFKVHSDFITLKKNIKYGIFNKKILVDNDEIILGEKPLLILDYLLKFRDIFVSSEDLEKEVYPACSDSKNGVIRFHIHKIRQLLGNDIILSNRVSGYKINI; this comes from the coding sequence TTGAAAGCAATAAGAATTTTAGTTTTAGAAAGTAATGATAAATCCATTTCTCAAATTATAGAGATTTTAAAAAATAATGACTTTTTGGTAGATATTTGTAGTAATAATGATGAATTTTTAGAATCTATTTATTATAACTTATATGATTTATATTTATTGAATATAAATGAAGAGAAAGCAATTCCACGATTTCAATTAATAAAATTATTAAATGAGTGCCATGATATGACTATGAAAATGGTAATAGCCTCAATTTCAAGTATGATAAAACCATCTTTTATATCAGGTTGCGATGAGTGTGTTATAAGAAATGTAGATGAAGATGAAATAATTTTAAGGATAAAAGCACTTATTAGAAGACAGTTTAAAGTTCATTCTGATTTCATAACTTTAAAGAAAAATATAAAATATGGGATATTTAATAAAAAAATTTTAGTAGATAATGATGAGATTATTTTAGGAGAAAAACCTTTATTGATTTTAGATTATTTACTTAAATTTAGAGATATTTTTGTCTCTTCTGAAGATTTAGAAAAAGAGGTATATCCAGCTTGTAGCGATAGTAAAAATGGAGTAATTCGTTTTCATATTCATAAAATTAGACAGCTTTTAGGAAATGATATTATTTTATCAAACCGAGTAAGTGGCTACAAAATCAACATATAA
- a CDS encoding HoxN/HupN/NixA family nickel/cobalt transporter, which translates to MIRFFLTIILFKSILFGCSLCSVYTPRTHVSTHIKTDNQNIKTLSINWTFAKQFSDELLQIYDLNLDGTFDKKELKFIEDALLNYLEPRNFLTTISYDNKTDGQSIPFEVQDYKMSFKNGILNFDYNITLNYKLYDKNILNIRVFDKEGYFFIIFQDEKQKFDTPYEVKKSTNISEVTYTINAPSLTVQQIQNEVIVQKIEKVEEKEKIYEEPKKENFLDIFTNNIKKYLVDIENGDKIALVFLLMASFIYGVVHALGPGHGKALAFSYFSSQKSSYFEAFIISLFTAFVHIIGALIIVLISVLILQSVLNNFIENSVTYITALSAVIIMFLALYILYKKVKKKSCSCVSCSVELKSTKFDIKPQNQNFVKLTQNKPILLQKRSKKQDLIFVLTAGIVPCPGTVLLFVYAFLLKTYFAVFLASISISLGMAVVIFASSFLGVSIHKMSSKSSKIINILEILAPIFMFILALLLLLSSKIF; encoded by the coding sequence ATGATACGATTTTTTTTAACAATTATTCTTTTTAAGAGTATCCTTTTTGGATGCTCTTTATGTTCAGTTTATACTCCAAGAACACATGTTTCTACACATATAAAAACAGATAATCAAAATATTAAAACATTAAGCATAAATTGGACTTTTGCAAAACAATTTTCTGATGAATTATTACAAATATATGACTTAAATTTAGATGGAACTTTTGACAAAAAAGAGTTGAAATTTATTGAAGATGCTTTATTAAACTATTTAGAACCAAGGAATTTCCTAACAACTATATCTTATGATAATAAAACTGATGGACAAAGTATTCCTTTTGAAGTTCAAGATTATAAAATGAGTTTTAAAAATGGAATTTTGAATTTTGATTATAATATTACTTTAAACTACAAACTTTATGATAAAAATATTTTAAATATTAGAGTATTTGATAAAGAAGGCTATTTTTTTATAATCTTTCAAGATGAAAAACAAAAATTTGATACTCCTTATGAAGTTAAAAAAAGTACAAATATAAGTGAAGTAACTTATACTATAAATGCACCATCTTTAACAGTTCAACAGATACAAAATGAAGTTATTGTTCAAAAAATAGAAAAAGTTGAAGAGAAAGAGAAAATCTATGAAGAACCTAAAAAAGAGAACTTTTTAGATATTTTTACAAATAATATAAAAAAGTATTTAGTGGATATTGAAAATGGAGATAAAATTGCTTTAGTTTTTTTACTTATGGCATCTTTTATTTATGGAGTTGTTCACGCTCTTGGTCCTGGTCATGGAAAAGCTTTGGCATTTTCATATTTTTCTTCACAAAAAAGTTCTTATTTTGAAGCTTTTATTATCTCTTTATTTACCGCTTTTGTTCATATAATTGGGGCTTTAATTATAGTGCTTATTTCAGTTTTAATACTTCAAAGTGTCTTGAATAATTTTATAGAAAATAGTGTTACTTATATTACAGCTTTAAGTGCAGTTATTATTATGTTTTTAGCTTTATACATTTTATATAAAAAAGTAAAGAAAAAGTCTTGTTCTTGTGTCTCTTGTAGTGTAGAGTTAAAAAGTACAAAATTTGATATAAAACCACAAAATCAGAATTTTGTGAAATTGACTCAAAATAAACCTATTTTACTTCAAAAAAGAAGTAAAAAACAAGATTTGATTTTTGTTTTAACAGCCGGAATAGTTCCTTGTCCAGGAACAGTTTTACTTTTTGTTTATGCTTTTTTACTAAAAACTTATTTTGCAGTATTTTTAGCAAGTATTAGTATAAGTCTTGGAATGGCTGTTGTGATTTTCGCTTCATCATTTTTAGGAGTAAGTATTCATAAAATGTCTTCAAAATCTTCAAAAATTATAAATATTTTAGAGATACTTGCACCTATTTTTATGTTTATTTTGGCTTTATTATTACTTTTGAGTTCGAAGATTTTTTAA
- a CDS encoding GNAT family N-acetyltransferase translates to MIKQANKNSITNISTLIYDAIHDIANTLTGENEDKKILETLDYYIKMDVCRLSYNNIYTYETNNQIVGLLLAYNSNDVEKLDSPMIEHLKRKNIFLDSFEKECFEDEFYIDTVSVSPSFQGRGIAKELFSFAEQKAKELDFGKLSLLVDFENPKAKALYERLGFQDNEILKVSGSNFYHMIKEI, encoded by the coding sequence ATGATAAAACAAGCAAATAAAAATAGTATTACAAATATTTCAACTCTTATTTATGATGCAATTCATGATATTGCAAACACTTTAACTGGTGAAAATGAAGATAAAAAAATTTTAGAAACTTTGGATTATTATATAAAAATGGATGTTTGTAGGCTTAGTTATAACAATATTTATACTTATGAAACAAATAACCAAATAGTTGGTCTTTTATTAGCATACAATTCAAATGATGTAGAAAAACTAGACTCTCCTATGATTGAACATTTAAAAAGAAAAAATATTTTTTTAGATTCATTTGAAAAAGAGTGTTTTGAAGATGAATTTTATATAGATACAGTTAGTGTAAGTCCTAGCTTTCAAGGAAGAGGAATAGCAAAAGAGCTGTTTAGTTTTGCCGAACAAAAAGCAAAAGAGTTAGATTTTGGAAAACTTTCACTTTTAGTTGATTTTGAAAATCCAAAAGCAAAAGCTTTATATGAAAGATTAGGATTTCAAGATAATGAAATCCTAAAAGTTTCAGGAAGCAACTTTTATCATATGATAAAAGAGATTTAA
- a CDS encoding c-type cytochrome, protein MNWKLPFDIPLITPTLGLPLEFFSILGIIVFVVHICFIYMLIGASTASVIYNIMGVFKKDSNYDKFAYRMTNYTTVSENMGALWGVAPLLVISVLFTGFFYTAILKISPHILHIIYGNIIAFLLSYAYKFSWHALQNHKGFHIAIGLSAVLAFFTLPFIFMSMSNLYMQPELFASINNIWEIMFTPVTGFRLLNFFLTAFMATGIVMIFIGARWVKRGDTEIGKISISQGKKWFLLATPLNIVVMPLLPFVFTARISEALMHTGFIYLPFIASLLLIVAFLYVLSKFKDEVVTSQSAFRVVALVLLSIFLMATTREGVRVVSFAEPLALQAQATEDFMNASLTEYKKYKEEMANKPALDLNDPAVLAESKGCFSCHNVDVKLVGPSFKEVSTKNSEVAVLVKSMMNGSENKYDVIPMPPQDVSEDEAKKLATWILELKEAK, encoded by the coding sequence ATGAATTGGAAATTACCATTTGATATTCCATTAATTACACCAACTTTAGGTTTACCTTTAGAGTTTTTTAGTATTTTAGGAATTATAGTTTTTGTTGTACATATTTGTTTTATTTATATGTTAATTGGAGCTTCAACTGCTTCTGTTATTTATAATATTATGGGTGTATTTAAAAAAGATTCAAACTATGATAAGTTTGCTTATAGAATGACAAACTATACAACAGTTTCAGAAAATATGGGTGCTTTATGGGGAGTTGCTCCATTACTTGTAATCTCTGTACTTTTTACTGGATTTTTTTATACAGCAATTTTAAAAATTAGTCCGCATATTTTACATATAATTTATGGAAATATTATTGCGTTCTTATTATCTTATGCTTATAAATTTTCTTGGCATGCTTTACAAAATCATAAAGGTTTTCATATAGCAATTGGATTATCAGCTGTATTAGCATTTTTCACACTGCCATTTATATTTATGTCAATGTCAAATCTTTATATGCAACCAGAACTTTTTGCAAGTATAAATAATATTTGGGAAATTATGTTTACTCCAGTTACTGGATTTAGACTTTTAAACTTCTTTTTAACAGCATTTATGGCAACTGGTATTGTTATGATATTTATTGGAGCTAGATGGGTAAAAAGAGGTGATACTGAAATAGGGAAAATTTCAATCAGCCAAGGTAAAAAATGGTTTTTATTAGCAACTCCTTTAAATATAGTTGTAATGCCACTATTGCCTTTTGTATTTACTGCAAGAATTAGTGAAGCTTTAATGCATACAGGATTTATTTATTTACCTTTTATTGCTTCATTATTATTGATTGTTGCATTTTTATATGTATTAAGTAAATTTAAAGATGAGGTTGTAACTTCTCAATCAGCATTTAGAGTAGTAGCACTTGTATTGTTATCGATTTTTTTAATGGCAACAACAAGAGAAGGTGTTAGGGTTGTTTCTTTTGCTGAACCACTTGCTCTTCAAGCTCAAGCAACTGAAGATTTTATGAATGCTTCTTTAACTGAATACAAAAAATATAAAGAAGAAATGGCAAATAAACCAGCACTTGACTTAAATGATCCAGCTGTTTTAGCCGAATCTAAAGGGTGTTTTTCTTGTCATAATGTAGATGTTAAATTAGTAGGTCCTTCATTTAAAGAGGTATCAACTAAAAATAGTGAAGTAGCTGTTTTAGTAAAAAGTATGATGAATGGAAGTGAGAATAAATATGATGTTATTCCTATGCCACCTCAAGATGTAAGTGAAGATGAAGCTAAAAAATTAGCAACTTGGATTTTAGAATTAAAAGAGGCTAAATAA
- the nhaA gene encoding Na+/H+ antiporter NhaA, whose protein sequence is MKNSLFLIKDFISKETLSGLILFVVTVLAVTIANSDFGSYYFELFSTQLGINFGQLNASMSLLHWINDVLMAIFFLVVGLEIKREMLIGELSSVKKASFPIIAAIGGMIVPAILYISLNPDHITGFGVPMATDIAFALGILMLLGNKVNPAIKLFLVTLAVVDDLGAIVVVAIFYTNELHFEYFLYAFAVYSIIWFLNYKNVQKLTPYIILGVFLWIFIHKTGIHSTIAGVLLAFAIPLNKKADLEESVENLSVDNPLVKLEHALHNFSAFIIMPLFAFANAGVIIDFSNVIEHQLIVLGVALGLIIGKPIGIFSFTYLATKLKISVKPENVTWNDIFAVGFLGGIGFTMSIFISHLAFSDQTIVGAVKLGIFASSVIAAIIGSVLLILKAKKVEP, encoded by the coding sequence ATGAAAAATAGCCTATTTTTAATTAAAGACTTTATATCAAAAGAGACTTTAAGTGGATTGATACTTTTTGTAGTAACTGTACTTGCTGTAACTATTGCAAATTCAGATTTTGGTTCATATTACTTTGAACTATTTTCTACACAACTTGGAATTAATTTCGGGCAATTAAATGCTTCTATGAGCTTACTTCATTGGATAAATGATGTTTTAATGGCAATATTTTTTCTTGTTGTTGGACTTGAAATAAAAAGAGAGATGCTAATAGGAGAATTATCTAGTGTAAAAAAAGCGTCTTTCCCTATAATTGCAGCTATTGGAGGAATGATAGTTCCTGCAATACTTTATATAAGTTTAAATCCTGATCATATCACAGGTTTTGGTGTACCAATGGCAACAGATATTGCTTTTGCTTTAGGTATTTTGATGCTTTTAGGAAATAAAGTTAATCCTGCAATTAAACTATTTTTAGTAACTCTTGCCGTTGTTGATGATTTAGGAGCAATTGTAGTTGTTGCTATTTTTTACACAAATGAACTTCACTTTGAATATTTTTTATATGCTTTTGCTGTTTATTCTATAATTTGGTTTTTAAACTATAAAAATGTACAAAAATTAACTCCATATATAATTTTAGGAGTTTTTTTATGGATATTTATTCATAAAACAGGTATTCACTCTACAATTGCTGGTGTTTTATTAGCTTTTGCAATTCCTTTAAATAAAAAAGCAGATTTAGAAGAATCAGTTGAAAATTTAAGCGTAGATAACCCTTTAGTAAAATTAGAACATGCTTTACATAACTTTTCAGCTTTTATTATAATGCCTTTATTTGCTTTTGCAAATGCAGGAGTAATAATTGATTTCTCAAATGTTATTGAACATCAACTAATAGTTTTAGGTGTTGCATTAGGATTAATAATAGGAAAACCAATTGGTATTTTTAGTTTCACATATTTAGCTACAAAACTGAAAATTAGTGTAAAACCAGAAAATGTAACTTGGAATGATATATTTGCAGTTGGATTTTTAGGTGGTATTGGATTCACAATGTCTATTTTTATTTCTCACCTTGCTTTTAGTGATCAAACTATTGTAGGAGCCGTAAAACTTGGAATTTTTGCAAGTTCTGTTATAGCTGCGATTATTGGTTCAGTTCTTCTTATTTTAAAAGCAAAAAAAGTTGAACCTTAA
- a CDS encoding TlpA family protein disulfide reductase, which yields MKVFRLLFLVIVLKGVAFAAPFLEDILKKDKINIVAFVTSWCPVCQKTNDYLESFSKKNSDVFVTLFFVDEEVPKILSQTSNFKTNSISFEDSKKFGVDKSVPYILVFDKELKVIKKYNSFNELLLTKLVKNLQQGLYENGTLPPEQRIDLWQKNRF from the coding sequence ATGAAAGTCTTTAGGCTTTTATTTTTAGTAATAGTTTTAAAAGGAGTGGCATTTGCTGCTCCTTTTTTAGAAGATATTCTAAAAAAAGATAAAATAAATATAGTTGCGTTTGTAACTTCTTGGTGTCCTGTTTGTCAAAAAACAAATGATTATTTAGAGTCTTTTTCAAAAAAGAATAGTGATGTTTTTGTTACTTTATTTTTTGTTGATGAAGAAGTGCCAAAAATATTATCTCAAACTTCAAATTTCAAAACAAATTCTATTTCTTTTGAAGATTCTAAAAAATTTGGTGTAGATAAAAGCGTTCCTTATATTTTAGTTTTTGATAAAGAGTTAAAAGTAATAAAAAAATATAACTCTTTTAATGAATTACTTTTGACAAAACTTGTTAAAAATTTACAACAAGGTTTATATGAAAATGGTACTTTACCACCAGAACAAAGGATAGATTTATGGCAAAAAAACAGGTTTTAG